The following are encoded in a window of Massilia sp. R2A-15 genomic DNA:
- a CDS encoding RNA methyltransferase has protein sequence MKHITSRDNPLYKELKHLATSSQARRKAGRTLLDGVHLCQAWLELRGAPPQCIVSEGALHNPEVEAIVRRCEELHAHVTALPDALYNAVTQVEHGVGLMFLVDTPVRAIDGALSQSAVLLDNLQDPGNVGSILRSAAAAGIRQVYCSAGTAFCWSPKVLRAAMGAHFVLEIFENVDLAELVKASKVAVLATSGYATQRLYDIDLRQPVAWLMGHEGQGVADDLLALATHQVVIPHLGQIESLNVAACAAVCFFEQLRQNQA, from the coding sequence GTGAAGCACATCACCTCGCGCGACAACCCGCTGTACAAGGAACTGAAGCACCTGGCGACCAGTTCGCAGGCGCGCCGCAAGGCGGGGCGCACGCTGCTCGACGGCGTGCACCTGTGCCAGGCCTGGCTGGAGCTGCGCGGCGCGCCGCCCCAGTGCATCGTCAGCGAAGGCGCCCTGCACAACCCCGAGGTGGAAGCCATCGTTCGGCGCTGCGAGGAACTGCACGCCCACGTCACCGCGCTGCCGGACGCGCTCTACAACGCGGTGACCCAGGTGGAACACGGCGTCGGCCTGATGTTCCTGGTCGATACCCCGGTGCGCGCCATCGACGGCGCCCTGAGCCAGTCGGCGGTCCTGCTCGACAACCTGCAGGATCCCGGCAACGTCGGCTCGATCCTGCGCAGCGCCGCGGCGGCCGGAATCCGCCAGGTGTACTGCAGTGCCGGCACGGCGTTCTGCTGGTCGCCCAAGGTGCTGCGCGCGGCCATGGGCGCCCACTTCGTGCTGGAGATTTTCGAGAACGTCGACCTGGCCGAACTGGTGAAGGCGTCGAAGGTGGCGGTGCTGGCTACCAGCGGCTACGCCACGCAGCGCCTTTACGACATCGACCTGCGCCAGCCGGTGGCGTGGCTGATGGGGCATGAGGGGCAGGGCGTGGCCGACGACCTGCTGGCCCTGGCCACGCACCAGGTGGTGATCCCGCACCTGGGCCAGATCGAGTCGCTGAACGTGGCCGCCTGCGCCGCCGTGTGTTT
- the rnhB gene encoding ribonuclease HII, with amino-acid sequence MTKRKINFYPGLKKSEYPFTLEDVVCGVDEAGRGPLAGPVFAAAVILDPRRPIEGLRDSKKLTAERRGELAPQIKEYALAWAIAECSHEEIDAINILNATMLAMKRAVEALHTAPTIALIDGNRSPVMAVRCHPIVEGDDKVHAISAASILAKTARDAALVVLHEQYPQYGFDQHKGYSTRMHMERLREHGACPVHRRSFAPVRAALAGEIRFETLPLDFSLEDEA; translated from the coding sequence ATGACGAAACGAAAAATCAATTTTTATCCGGGCCTGAAGAAGTCCGAGTACCCGTTCACGCTCGAGGATGTTGTCTGCGGCGTGGACGAGGCGGGGCGCGGCCCGCTGGCCGGCCCGGTGTTCGCCGCCGCCGTGATCCTCGACCCGCGCCGCCCGATCGAAGGGCTGCGCGACTCGAAGAAGCTGACCGCCGAGCGGCGCGGCGAGCTGGCGCCGCAGATCAAGGAGTACGCGCTGGCCTGGGCGATCGCCGAGTGTTCGCACGAAGAGATCGACGCCATCAACATCCTCAACGCCACCATGCTTGCGATGAAGCGGGCGGTCGAAGCGCTGCACACGGCGCCGACCATCGCCCTGATCGACGGCAACCGCAGCCCCGTCATGGCGGTGCGCTGCCATCCGATCGTCGAAGGCGACGACAAGGTGCACGCGATTTCGGCCGCGTCCATCCTCGCCAAGACCGCGCGCGACGCCGCGCTGGTGGTCCTGCACGAGCAGTATCCGCAGTACGGCTTCGACCAGCACAAGGGCTACAGCACCAGGATGCACATGGAGCGCCTGCGCGAGCACGGCGCCTGCCCGGTGCACCGCCGCTCGTTCGCGCCGGTGCGCGCCGCGCTGGCCGGCGAGATCCGGTTCGAAACGCTGCCGCTCGACTTCAGCCTGGAGGATGAGGCGTGA